Below is a genomic region from Fusobacterium nucleatum.
TATTACCAAAAAATAAAATAGGTTTTGAGCTAGCCCAGTATTCAAATAATTTATTAAAACTTGCTCCATACTGGTAAAGTTCTATTGGCAAAACAGATAATATTAAAGTATCACTTTGTCTTAATACTTCAGGTACCTTATCTTTTTCAATAGGATCATAAAATTTTATATTTTCCAATTTTTCATTTTCAACTCTTTCTACTAAAGATTTTTTTAAAGGGCCATATCCAACTATATTAAACATTATATTTCTATCACTAACTAATTTTGCTAAATCAATTATAGGTTCTAAATTATTTGCAATACCAATTGCTCCTGTATAAGTTATATTAAACTTATTTTTATCTAAATTTATTTCTAAGTTCTGCTTTTTATCAAACTCTTCTAAATCAACACCATTACTTAAATAAATTATTTTATCAGTGTCAATTCCTATACTAATCATATAATCAAAAAAGGGATCTAAATATATTATTTTATCAGCTTTTTTATAAAGGTATTTTTCAAGGAGTAAAAAAAATCTATGAATTATTCCACCTTTTTTTATTACTCCTATCTGAACCCAAGTTTCTGGCCACAGGTCTCTAACTTCTAAAACAAACTTACACTTATTTGTTTTTGCTTGAATTAATGCACCTAAAGCTGCAAATAAATGTGGTGATGAAGCATAAATCAAATCTGGTTTTTCTTCCTTTGGAAATTTAAAAAAAATAATTTTCAACATAAAAACCAACATTGAAAAAATTCTTTTCATATTTCCTACATATGATATTCCCTTTAATATATAAACATTTACTCCATGATATTCAATTTTTGCTTTTT
It encodes:
- a CDS encoding glycosyltransferase family 4 protein, with the translated sequence MKNIWFINEYDLPPKFSKFRRRYDMCKYLIKKNKYKLNIICSSFMHGTGGKHAYSKKAKIEYHGVNVYILKGISYVGNMKRIFSMLVFMLKIIFFKFPKEEKPDLIYASSPHLFAALGALIQAKTNKCKFVLEVRDLWPETWVQIGVIKKGGIIHRFFLLLEKYLYKKADKIIYLDPFFDYMISIGIDTDKIIYLSNGVDLEEFDKKQNLEINLDKNKFNITYTGAIGIANNLEPIIDLAKLVSDRNIMFNIVGYGPLKKSLVERVENEKLENIKFYDPIEKDKVPEVLRQSDTLILSVLPIELYQYGASFNKLFEYWASSKPILFFGNIKPDYIKESNSGISVTTNSIDDLKNACLDLYNMSEVDRIELGKNGRKYVEDNFDWKNLANKIDKVFDELLQGEIKNV